Proteins from a single region of Ananas comosus cultivar F153 linkage group 3, ASM154086v1, whole genome shotgun sequence:
- the LOC109707736 gene encoding coatomer subunit beta-1 has protein sequence MEKSCTLVIHFDKGSPAMANEIKEALEGNDVAAKIEALKRAVMLLLNGETLPQLFITIVRYVLPSEDHTIQKLLLLYLEIVDKRDSRGRVLPEMILICQNLRNNLQHPNEYIRGVTLRFLCRLSESELIDPLVPSVLANLEHRHPFIRRNALLAVSAIFRLPNGEQLLPDAPDLVEKALAAEQDPSARRNAFLMLCACAQERAVAYLLSHAEQVPDWPDLLQMAALDLVRKVCRSNRADKGKYIKIIISLLGSPNTAVVYECAGTLVSLSSAPTAIRAAANTYCQLLASQSDNNVKLIVLDRLNELRSSHRDIMVEVVMDVLRALSSPNLDIRRKTLDIVLELITPRNIDEVVLTLKKEVVKTQSGELEKNGDYRQMLVQAIHTCAIKFPEVAGSVVHLLMDFLGDSNVASAIDVVLFVREIIETNPKLRVSMIQRLIDTFYQIRASRVCSCALWILGEYSLSLSEVESAISTIKQSLGDLPFYTAAEEGDAADSSKKPQPVSSAATVSSRRPVILADGTYATQSAASELATSAPIVVPGLLASTANLRSLILSGDFFLAAVAACTLTKLVLRLEEVQPSKAEVNKACTGALLIMVSILQLGQSSYLPHPIDNDSFDRIILCIRLLCNTGDEVRKVWLQSCRQSFAKMLAEKQFRETEEIKAKAQISHAQPDDLIDFYHLKSRKGMTQLELEDEVQDDLKRATGEFTKDGDDANKLNRILQLTGFSDPVYAEAYVTVHHYDIVLDVTVINRTKETLQNLCLELATMGDLKLVDRPQNYTLAPESSKQIRANIKVSSTETGVIFGNIVYETSNVLERTVVVLNDIHIDIMDYISPGNCADVAFRSMWAEFEWENKVAVNTVIQDEKEFLDHIIKSTNMKCLTPPSALDGECGYLAANLYAKSVFGEDALVNVSVEKQADGKLSGYIRIRSKTQGIALSLGDKITLKQKGGS, from the exons ATGGAGAAGTCGTGCACGCTGGTGATCCACTTCGACAAGGGGTCGCCGGCCATGGCGAACGAGATCAAGGAGGCGCTGGAAGGGAACGACGTGGCGGCGAAGATCGAGGCGCTGAAGAGGGCGGTGATGCTGCTGCTGAACGGGGAGACGCTGCCGCAGCTGTTCATCACGATCGTCCGGTACGTGCTCCCGTCGGAGGACCACACGATccagaagctgctgctgctgtacCTGGAGATCGTGGACAAGAGGGACTCCCGCGGGCGCGTGCTGCCGGAGATGATCCTGATCTGCCAGAACCTGcgcaacaacctgcagcacccgaacGAGTACATCCGCGGCGTGACCCTGCGGTTCCTGTGCCGGCTGTCGGAGTCGGAGCTGATCGACCCCCTGGTGCCCTCCGTGCTGGCCAACCTGGAGCACCGCCACCCCTTCATCCGCCGCAACGCGCTGCTGGCCGTCTCCGCCATCTTCCGCCTCCCCAACGGCGAGCAGCTCCTCCCCGACGCCCCCGACCTCGTGGAGAAGGCGCTGGCGGCGGAGCAGGACCCGTCGGCCCGCCGCAACGCCTTCCTGATGCTCTGCGCCTGCGCCCAGGAGCGGGCCGTGGCCTACCTGCTCTCCCACGCCGAGCAGGTCCCCGACTGGCCCGACCTCCTCCAGATGGCCGCGCTCGACCTCGTCCGCAAGGTCTGCCGCTCGAACCGCGCCGACAAGGGCAAGTACATCAAGATCATCATCTCCCTCCTCGGCTCCCCCAACACCGCCGTCGTCTACGAGTGCGCCGGCACCCTCGTCTCCCTCTCCTCCGCCCCCACCGCCATCCGCGCCGCCGCCAACACCTACTGCCAGCTCCTCGCCTCCCAGAGCGACAACAACGTCAAGCTCATCGTCCTCGACCGCCTCAACGAGCTCCGCTCCTCCCACCGCGACATCATGGTCGAGGTCGTCATGGACGTCCTCCGCGCCCTCTCCAGCCCCAACCTCGACATCCGCCGCAAGACCCTCGACATCGTGCTGGAGCTCATCACCCCGCGCAACATCGACGAGGTCGTCCTCACCCTCAAGAAGGAGGTCGTCAAGACCCAGAGCGGCGAGCTCGAGAAGAACGGCGACTACCGCCAGATGCTCGTGCAGGCCATCCACACCTGCGCCATCAAGTTCCCCGAGGTCGCCGGCTCCGTCGTCCACCTCCTCATGGACTTCCTCGGCGACAGCAACGTCGCCTCCGCCATCGACGTGGTGCTCTTCGTCAGGGAGATCATCGAGACCAACCCCAAGCTCAGGGTGTCCATGATCCAGAGGCTGATCGACACCTTCTACCAGATCCGGGCTTCCCGCGTCTGCTCCTGCGCCCTTTGGATCCTCGGAGAgtactccctctctctctccgaagTGGAGAGCGCCATTTCCACCATCAAGCAGAGCCTCGGCGACCTCCCATTTTACACCGCCGCTGAGGAGGGAGACGCGGCGGACTCCTCGAAAAAGCCACAGCCTGTGAGCTCCGCCGCGACTGTTTCATCCAGGAGGCCGGTTATTCTGGCGGATGGGACGTATGCTACTCAAAGTGCGGCCTCTGAGCTCGCCACTTCGGCTCCCATAGTTGTTCCCGGCTTGTTGGCTTCGACTGCTAATTTGAGGTCCTTAATCCTGTCCGGCGACTTCTTTTTGGCGGCGGTCGCGGCGTGCACTCTCACTAAGCTTGTTCTGAGGCTGGAGGAGGTCCAGCCGTCGAAGGCCGAAGTGAACAAAGCTTGCACCGGTGCCCTACTGATCATGGTCTCGATTCTGCAGCTGGGGCAGTCCTCGTATCTTCCCCACCCGATTGATAACGATTCTTTTGATAGAATTATTCTGTGCATAAGGCTGCTGTGCAATACTGGGGACGAAGTTAGGAAGGTATGGCTGCAGTCGTGCCGCCAGAGTTTTGCAAAGATGCTTGCGGAGAAGCAGTTCCGGGAGACGGAGGAGATCAAAGCCAAGGCCCAGATTTCCCATGCACAGCCGGATGATCTTATTGATTTCTACCATCTGAAGAGCAGGAAG GGAATGACCCAGCTTGAGTTGGAGGATGAGGTCCAAGATGACTTAAAACGTGCGACTGGAGAGTTCACAAAAGATGGGGATGATGCAAATAAACTGAACCGCATTCTTCAACTGACTGGATTTAGCGATCCTGTCTATGCTGAAGCATACGTAACCGTTCATCACTACGATATAGTCCTTGATGTAACAGTCATAAACCGTACAAAAGAAACACTTCAGAATTTGTGCTTGGAATTGGCCACCATGGGAGATCTCAAGCTCGTAGACCGTCCGCAGAATTATACACTAGCACCTGAGTCAAGCAAGCAAATTCGGGCCAATATTAAGGTCTCTTCAACTGAAACTGGAGTAATATTTGGGAATATTGTTTATGAGACTTCGAATGTGCTTGAACGAACTGTTGTCGTCCTCAATGATATTCACATTGACATCATGGATTATATCTCTCCTGGTAATTGTGCTGATGTTGCTTTTAGAAGTATGTGGGCCGAATTCGAGTGGGAAAACAAG GTTGCTGTGAACACTGTTATTCAGGATGAGAAGGAATTCTTAGATCACATCATCAAATCTACAAACATGAAGTGCCTCACTCCGCC TTCCGCGCTGGATGGAGAATGTGGGTATCTTGCAGCCAATCTCTACGCAAAGAGCGTGTTCGGGGAGGACGCATTGGTGAACGTTAGTGTTGAGAAACAGGCCGATGGGAAACTCAGTGGCTACATTCGGATTAGAAGCAAGACACAGGGTATCGCGCTCAGCTTAGGAGACAAGATCACTCTCAAACAGAAGGGAGGGAGTTAA